The Streptomyces sp. NBC_00224 genome has a window encoding:
- a CDS encoding aromatic acid exporter family protein, whose amino-acid sequence MPEFTDPLIHLARRRREPAVVQTLRSTAAAVISYVVALQLSSEPAPLTAPLTALLVVQVTLYTTLITGVRRVNSVVAGVLLAIGFSALVGLTWWSLGLIILAALVVGRFVKAGEFVPEVAISAMLVLGVTRVSATAWDRVLETLIGAGVGMLFNVLLVPPVWVESAGEAIVELAARMRRLLLDLAEEVGGHTPVARAAARLHEARRLDHDIVQVDASLRQAEDSLRFNPRVKEGLLSRIVLRTGLDALEISAVVLRVVCRSVTDLAKERTQEHLFEPETGIALRDVFEHLAQAVESFAVLITTQVRANAEEAENRFAAELAAARASRDRVALLLLAQVRRDPRQWQLHGALLAEVDRILDELDVEKRSQRLVEELDRHSRERRERHRFLRRLTSRLQRGLRLRESAD is encoded by the coding sequence GTGCCCGAGTTCACTGATCCCCTCATCCATCTGGCGCGGCGCCGCCGGGAACCCGCGGTGGTGCAGACACTGCGCTCCACGGCCGCCGCCGTCATCTCGTACGTGGTCGCGCTCCAGCTGAGCAGCGAACCCGCGCCGCTCACCGCCCCGCTGACGGCCCTGCTCGTCGTCCAGGTCACCCTCTACACCACGCTGATCACCGGAGTGCGACGGGTGAACTCCGTGGTGGCGGGTGTGCTGCTGGCCATCGGATTCAGCGCGCTCGTGGGTCTGACCTGGTGGAGCCTGGGGCTGATCATCCTGGCCGCGCTGGTGGTCGGACGCTTCGTCAAGGCCGGGGAGTTCGTCCCGGAGGTCGCGATCAGCGCGATGCTGGTGCTCGGGGTGACCCGGGTCTCGGCGACCGCGTGGGACCGCGTACTGGAGACGCTGATCGGCGCGGGCGTCGGCATGCTGTTCAACGTGCTGCTCGTGCCGCCGGTGTGGGTGGAGTCCGCGGGCGAGGCCATCGTGGAGCTCGCCGCACGGATGCGGAGGCTCCTCCTCGACCTGGCGGAGGAGGTCGGCGGCCACACTCCGGTCGCGCGGGCGGCGGCCCGGCTTCACGAGGCCCGCCGGCTCGACCACGACATCGTGCAGGTGGACGCCTCACTGCGGCAGGCCGAGGACAGCCTGCGGTTCAACCCCCGGGTCAAGGAGGGGCTGCTGTCGCGCATCGTGCTGCGCACCGGACTCGACGCCCTGGAGATCTCGGCGGTGGTACTGCGGGTGGTGTGCCGCTCGGTCACCGACCTCGCGAAGGAACGCACCCAGGAGCACCTCTTCGAGCCGGAGACGGGGATCGCCCTGCGGGACGTCTTCGAACACCTCGCCCAGGCCGTGGAGAGCTTCGCCGTACTGATCACCACGCAGGTCAGGGCCAACGCCGAGGAGGCCGAGAACCGCTTCGCAGCCGAGCTGGCGGCCGCCCGCGCGAGCCGCGACCGCGTCGCCCTGCTGCTGCTCGCCCAGGTCCGGCGCGACCCCCGGCAGTGGCAGCTGCACGGCGCGCTGCTCGCGGAGGTCGACCGGATCCTGGACGAACTCGATGTGGAGAAGCGGTCGCAGCGCCTGGTGGAGGAGCTCGACCGGCACTCCCGCGAACGCCGCGAGCGCCATCGGTTCCTCCGCCGGCTCACCAGCCGGCTCCAACGCGGCCTGCGTCTGCGGGAGTCGGCGGACTGA
- a CDS encoding helix-turn-helix transcriptional regulator: MIHMTIDRRELADFLRRSRERVSPGDAGLAEGSRRRTPGLRREEVARLAGMSTDYYTRLEQARGPQPSPQILAALARALRLSDDERDHLHLLAGHRPPAARSRDDQVGASLLHLLDRLPGTAAQVLSDLGDVLAQNDLARSLLGGVCTVSEHGRNVVWRWFADPAARDAYPAEEHAHYSRVHVADLRAAVGRRAGDPAATRLVERLRGTGEEFAALWELHEVAVRRHSRMRVLHPVIGPVDLDCQVLLAPEGNQRLVLLTPPPGTDAADRLALLPAAGEERLVG; this comes from the coding sequence ATGATCCACATGACGATCGACCGCCGTGAACTCGCCGACTTCCTCCGCCGTTCGCGTGAGCGGGTGAGCCCCGGGGACGCGGGGCTCGCCGAGGGTTCCCGGCGCCGCACCCCGGGACTGCGGCGTGAGGAGGTGGCCCGGCTCGCGGGCATGTCGACCGACTACTACACCCGCCTGGAACAGGCTCGCGGACCGCAGCCCTCGCCCCAGATACTCGCCGCGCTCGCCCGCGCCCTGCGGCTGAGCGACGACGAGCGCGACCACCTCCACCTCCTGGCCGGGCACCGCCCGCCCGCCGCGCGCAGCAGGGACGACCAGGTCGGCGCGAGCCTGCTGCACCTGCTCGACCGCCTCCCCGGCACCGCGGCCCAGGTCCTCAGCGACCTCGGCGACGTGCTGGCCCAGAACGACCTGGCCCGCTCCCTGCTCGGCGGGGTGTGCACGGTCTCCGAACACGGGCGCAACGTGGTCTGGCGCTGGTTCGCCGACCCGGCGGCGCGGGACGCGTACCCGGCCGAGGAGCACGCGCACTACAGCCGGGTCCACGTCGCGGACCTGCGGGCCGCCGTGGGCCGCCGGGCCGGGGACCCGGCCGCGACCCGGCTCGTGGAGCGGCTGCGCGGCACCGGCGAGGAGTTCGCCGCCCTGTGGGAGCTGCACGAGGTCGCCGTGCGCCGCCACAGCCGGATGCGTGTGCTGCACCCGGTGATCGGCCCCGTCGACCTCGACTGCCAGGTGCTCCTCGCCCCGGAGGGCAACCAGCGGCTCGTCCTGCTCACCCCGCCGCCCGGCACGGACGCGGCCGACCGGCTGGCCCTGCTCCCGGCCGCCGGGGAGGAACGGCTGGTCGGGTGA
- a CDS encoding peptidoglycan-binding protein has translation MKTATSSSDGQIVEGDAGAVLLTAAGQVGVHEGRDHGHWNNIQRYSDEVPGLKWSQGQAWCATFVSWVAMRAGSASLFPRTASCATGVAWFRERGRFSEYPAVGAQVFYGPGGSEHTGVVERYDDTHIYTVEGNTNVNGSSEGDGVYRRVRERRSIRVYGYGYPDYPGGIDSADPSWPPPAPVPHPDGLEPFPGAQWFHTAPRSPVVTAMGRRLVAEGAAVYEDGPGPRWTDADRRSYANFQRKIGYRGSDADGWPGPVSWTKLRVPRT, from the coding sequence ATGAAGACAGCTACGTCATCGTCCGACGGGCAGATCGTCGAGGGGGATGCCGGCGCGGTGCTGCTGACAGCCGCCGGGCAGGTCGGCGTCCACGAGGGGCGCGATCACGGCCACTGGAACAACATCCAGCGCTACAGCGACGAGGTCCCGGGGCTCAAGTGGTCGCAGGGACAGGCCTGGTGTGCCACCTTCGTCTCCTGGGTGGCCATGCGGGCCGGGTCCGCGAGCCTGTTCCCGCGCACCGCGTCGTGCGCGACGGGGGTCGCCTGGTTCCGTGAGCGCGGCCGCTTCTCGGAGTATCCGGCGGTGGGCGCCCAGGTGTTCTACGGCCCCGGCGGCTCCGAGCACACGGGCGTGGTCGAGCGGTACGACGACACACACATCTACACCGTCGAGGGCAACACCAACGTGAACGGCTCCTCCGAGGGCGACGGTGTGTACCGGCGCGTACGGGAGCGCAGGTCGATCCGGGTGTACGGATACGGATACCCGGACTACCCCGGCGGCATCGACTCCGCCGACCCGTCCTGGCCGCCGCCCGCCCCCGTGCCGCACCCCGACGGCCTGGAGCCGTTCCCCGGTGCCCAGTGGTTCCACACCGCGCCGCGGAGCCCGGTCGTCACCGCGATGGGCCGCAGGCTGGTGGCCGAGGGTGCGGCGGTGTACGAGGACGGCCCGGGCCCGCGGTGGACCGACGCCGACCGCAGGTCGTACGCGAACTTCCAGCGGAAGATCGGCTACCGGGGCAGCGACGCCGACGGCTGGCCGGGCCCGGTGTCCTGGACGAAACTGCGCGTGCCCCGTACGTAA
- a CDS encoding tetratricopeptide repeat protein encodes MREATAHLWITGPTRAAREAAAAALASPDLVSVDCHRGLRGPYTGAGELMRLLVPRTHERGPLPGGTRLSILAAAPELSVLLGAPEPTLTSAAPPGERTRWYGHERTRRIANGLVDHLASHPGRPLTLVFHDVHEADETDAEFLAVALRRLDPARVRIVVCSDEDTPLAPATAAELRRLAGHRSAPAVPDTYTGEFVGADGTGEPDDVHRQLDPAARTKLHESRADELEASPVWSWRLGAIPYHRARGSSPDAGRTACESAVEYCLGMGYYTAALELNAQLDDLLGPDAPWPARYRQLRRRGLCLALLDRPAEAEAVYYDVLARTTDPKVHTTVSYALSVLFTRLYDAPRKDHVRALAHVNTAIAFIDQLPDAEDRAFHTAFMHNGKALVTMHLGELPEALRLVDTALAAVEDGLPPGRHHLHKSVLHHNRAQLLARLGRGEEALEEYERIVGQDPNHPEYRFDRAVLHHQQGRFKAALADYAEVERISPPFAELHYNRGDLYSAAGGGDAAAEFARALELEPTRTDARIALAELWLDDDRASEAAELAREGLALSPDDPLLHCVHGTALLALGTADAALHSLDRALALDPSTAGAHANRASAHLALGHHEEALRDLTTALALSPEDPDLLHNRGYVHESAGRWARALDDYTRALELPGADREALEERRAECRERVSGEG; translated from the coding sequence GTGCGTGAGGCGACGGCACACCTGTGGATCACCGGCCCGACCCGGGCCGCGCGGGAGGCGGCGGCCGCCGCACTGGCCTCCCCGGACCTGGTGAGCGTGGACTGCCACCGAGGGCTGCGCGGCCCGTACACCGGCGCGGGCGAGCTCATGCGGCTGCTGGTGCCGCGCACCCACGAGCGGGGCCCGCTGCCCGGCGGCACCCGGCTCTCGATCCTGGCGGCCGCACCCGAACTCTCCGTCCTGCTCGGGGCGCCGGAGCCCACCCTCACCTCCGCGGCCCCGCCCGGCGAGCGCACCCGCTGGTACGGCCACGAGCGGACCCGGCGCATCGCCAACGGCCTGGTGGACCACCTCGCGTCCCACCCCGGCCGCCCGCTCACCCTCGTCTTCCACGACGTCCACGAGGCCGACGAAACGGACGCGGAGTTCCTCGCCGTCGCGCTGCGCCGACTTGACCCCGCGCGCGTACGGATCGTGGTGTGCTCCGACGAGGACACACCACTCGCCCCCGCGACGGCCGCCGAGCTGCGCCGCCTCGCCGGGCACCGCTCGGCCCCGGCCGTGCCCGACACGTACACCGGAGAGTTCGTCGGCGCCGACGGAACGGGCGAACCCGACGACGTCCACCGCCAGTTGGACCCCGCCGCCCGTACCAAACTCCACGAAAGCCGCGCCGACGAGCTGGAGGCGTCCCCCGTGTGGTCGTGGCGGCTGGGCGCCATCCCGTACCACCGGGCACGCGGCAGCTCACCCGACGCGGGGCGCACGGCCTGTGAATCCGCCGTCGAATACTGCCTGGGCATGGGGTACTACACCGCCGCCCTGGAGCTGAACGCGCAGCTGGACGATCTCCTCGGCCCGGACGCGCCCTGGCCCGCCCGCTACCGCCAACTGCGCCGGCGGGGTCTGTGCCTGGCGCTCCTGGACCGCCCGGCCGAGGCGGAGGCCGTGTACTACGACGTGCTCGCGCGCACCACCGACCCCAAGGTGCACACCACCGTCAGCTACGCGCTCTCCGTCCTCTTCACCCGGCTCTACGACGCTCCCCGCAAGGACCACGTCCGGGCACTGGCCCACGTCAACACCGCCATCGCGTTCATCGACCAGCTCCCCGACGCCGAGGACCGCGCCTTCCACACGGCCTTCATGCACAACGGGAAGGCGCTCGTCACCATGCACCTCGGTGAGCTGCCCGAGGCACTGCGCCTGGTGGACACCGCCCTCGCGGCGGTCGAGGACGGCCTGCCGCCCGGCCGCCACCACCTGCACAAGTCGGTCCTGCACCACAACCGCGCCCAGCTGCTGGCCCGCCTCGGCCGGGGCGAGGAGGCCCTTGAGGAGTACGAGCGGATCGTCGGCCAGGACCCGAACCACCCCGAGTACCGTTTCGACCGGGCCGTCCTCCACCACCAACAGGGGCGTTTCAAGGCGGCGTTGGCGGACTACGCGGAGGTGGAGCGGATCAGTCCGCCCTTCGCCGAGCTGCACTACAACCGGGGCGACCTCTACAGCGCGGCGGGCGGGGGCGACGCCGCGGCCGAGTTCGCGCGGGCCCTGGAGCTGGAGCCGACCCGTACCGACGCGCGGATCGCCCTCGCCGAGCTGTGGCTGGACGACGACCGCGCCTCCGAGGCCGCCGAACTGGCCCGCGAGGGGCTCGCCCTCTCCCCCGACGATCCACTGCTGCACTGCGTCCACGGGACGGCCCTGCTCGCCCTGGGCACGGCCGACGCGGCACTTCACAGCCTGGACCGGGCCCTCGCTCTGGACCCCTCGACGGCCGGGGCGCACGCCAACCGCGCCTCCGCCCACCTCGCCCTCGGCCACCACGAGGAGGCGCTGCGCGACCTGACGACGGCGCTCGCGCTCTCCCCCGAGGACCCCGACCTCCTCCACAACCGCGGATACGTCCACGAGAGCGCCGGGCGATGGGCGCGGGCCCTCGACGACTACACCCGCGCCCTGGAGCTGCCCGGCGCCGACCGCGAGGCCCTGGAGGAGCGCCGGGCCGAGTGCCGGGAGCGGGTGTCAGGCGAGGGGTGA